One segment of Dolichospermum sp. DET69 DNA contains the following:
- a CDS encoding iron-containing redox enzyme family protein: MLSINQLQEKSSNLQDRSWPPVNKFQGFSGLIKDFLYLDVTQQYEILAKSRDNSEEHGKFIHESLGLIYAYVLGYEDSPCYITTNEELEIKLQQLKIVLERELMNYWLDIPAIPQQLNQGEAVDYLNKKILDNSGVYHELFDYIATKASKTAVITFLQNEVIRNEVVDDEVALLVKGLQGLLKKVVASNLWDECGRGKLNDFHTYWLRMLLEELNGWNQLSDYRKLTSPWYAKITSNSFNMLLTRPGYKYMAYGAFLVFESWVHPHFERIIAGLKRVGIDQEDLSVYFTAHLAIDQYHTRELLAGIANQEPRLNQAEVDQILLGSHLAIAAGTAQYGRMLSYLSTLK, encoded by the coding sequence GTGCTAAGTATTAATCAGTTACAGGAAAAGTCCTCAAATTTACAAGATCGGAGTTGGCCTCCTGTCAACAAATTTCAGGGTTTCAGCGGTTTAATCAAAGACTTTCTTTATTTAGATGTAACTCAGCAATATGAAATATTAGCTAAAAGCAGGGATAACTCTGAAGAACATGGTAAATTTATTCACGAAAGTTTAGGATTAATTTATGCCTATGTACTCGGTTATGAAGATAGCCCTTGCTATATCACGACCAATGAAGAATTAGAAATAAAATTACAGCAATTAAAGATTGTTTTAGAAAGAGAATTAATGAATTATTGGTTAGATATACCAGCAATTCCCCAACAGCTAAATCAGGGGGAAGCGGTTGATTATCTTAACAAAAAAATACTTGATAATTCCGGCGTTTACCATGAACTATTTGATTATATTGCGACAAAGGCCTCAAAAACGGCTGTTATAACTTTTTTACAAAATGAAGTCATCCGCAATGAGGTGGTTGATGATGAGGTAGCTTTACTGGTAAAGGGTTTACAAGGGCTACTAAAAAAGGTAGTTGCATCAAATCTTTGGGATGAGTGCGGTCGTGGCAAGCTTAATGATTTCCACACATATTGGTTAAGAATGTTGTTGGAAGAATTAAATGGTTGGAATCAACTATCTGATTATCGAAAACTAACGAGTCCCTGGTACGCTAAGATAACATCAAACTCATTTAATATGCTGTTGACACGTCCAGGATACAAATATATGGCATATGGAGCTTTCTTGGTATTTGAAAGTTGGGTGCATCCACATTTTGAAAGAATTATTGCGGGTTTAAAAAGAGTTGGTATTGATCAGGAAGATTTGAGTGTTTATTTTACTGCTCACCTAGCCATTGATCAATATCACACAAGAGAGTTACTTGCCGGTATAGCTAATCAAGAGCCGAGGTTAAATCAAGCAGAAGTTGACCAAATTCTTCTGGGATCACATTTAGCAATAGCAGCGGGAACAGCACAGTATGGGCGGATGTTGTCTTATCTTTCAACTCTCAAATAG